In Scleropages formosus chromosome 18, fSclFor1.1, whole genome shotgun sequence, one DNA window encodes the following:
- the znf687b gene encoding zinc finger protein 687b, producing MGDMKTPDFDDLLAAFDIPDIDAKEAIQSAPEEAEGHHIGAGGVAGKSSGNGAGVGGNGSSLLRPASSPDHHHHSQALAHSSQGDPSVVSVIVKNRVRPDTFGETEVDVDKDDMAGSGEVVGGVGGGVVMGPRIPGLISEPLVHNGFEASTASMDATLSQAQGQSNGDLWAPCSPKIASEGGGNGMGVGTANTTKQSGNIFNRLKPLIAQSPGDPMGKVRKMLLLQQQQQLQVQQQEPISEGTCRAKASAPCDAGSTLVPGVSVGMSSSFFAPTIPMHSSSSIPSSSHTVSSHLAHSALNEGMPNPSGALSPSPLPTSQPFNGSQQGGFPHLELEDEDSEPDLGSPLVIQESPDSPACTPPKFSRRHRSPPQIFNTTSAPPSSSTSTYIKTEETAQSASPSLQATASQSWHATPPASSLNSTHEEIKSEHVIEERDSPESPEPEMPYSALSSSSVSAAPGRSSSAAMGSIPLGKEEMDGGKEREAVDTKVSGTRHVKAEAVEGERSEDEKMDVEDGEKFDTGDADGEKPPSQVVPAGAVTSAVTPGTPSRPLKVRIKTIKTSTGGITRTVTRVAPKGAGSATTKGSDSKGPSGVRKVANKPKKASVSSSGREGSSQQQGAKGSIMPVSTLQDASTAMLLAASKAQNKMAASSDKTKVSATAVSITRTAALPAISSSSNAVSSPKFGMSTSGISVRPVGQKVVNGGTTTTQISKPASIVNSTGAVISRSQSSLVEAFNKILNSKNLLPSYRPDLSTPLPPEWSLPLPANGYRCLECGDAFALERSLARHYDRRSLRIEVTCNHCAKRLVFFNKCSLLLHAREHKERGLVMQCSHLVMRPVSIEQMIGQQDTTPIGMLSPSLSSPSLTSPSTASVATAPTAAAPSLMKEEPAAQPSPVRRASDGTQVLLPLPCKKGEELQYNDFKCPECHTQFGGKAELVAHFQEVKAASNTSCMLCSPAMMLPNACSASAHQRIHKHRSPYVCPECGGTARQTSFQTHLEEACLHFARRIGYRCSSCQVVFGGLNSIKSHIQTAHCEVFHKCPSCPMAFKSGPMAQAHITTQHPTLGPAQAKMIYKCVMCDTVFTQKPLLYVHFDTHLAKQKVHVFKCPDCTKLYAQKGSMMEHIKTAHRGLSAKQEAPTTASTLVTSAPPTSVASSKPKSSIKTESSDGEDWAGEQEDEQEEEEHEADQEHTDNQASAPEAALTSVSGAAPSEWSCRQCETRYSEREAYISHMRKEHGKSMKKFPCRMCERSFCSAPSLRRHVRVNHEGIRRVFHCQYCTEGKRTFSSRLILEKHIRVQHGIRARDQEARLSPAQTRRRAELGQTRSDGPDNSSEQEGCRSTLGAGSGEEEGEGAAGSGGEELTEGGSPAKRARGAGPMPEDTTFRCVPCGFSTEDKQEFLLHIPQHRTDGGSLQCSQCGACFTSINSLSRHRFITHRVRDASDPTGSTTQARSPAGADLASASSSPGSPTTSQQGQDAEGRVGCRVCGRRFDKASDLNTHFRTHGMAFITAHKTDKPA from the exons ATGGGGGACATGAAGACCCCAGATTTTGATGACTTATTGGCAGCGTTTGACATTCCAGACATCGATGCCAAAGAGGCCATTCAGTCTGCTCCCGAGGAAGCGGAAGGCCACCACATCGGTGCTGGAGGAGTTGCAGGGAAATCCAGTGGCAACGGAGCAGGGGTTGGAGGGAATGGGAGCTCACTGTTAAGGCCAGCTAGCTCTCCAGACCACCACCATCATTCCCAAGCCCTAGCTCATTCCTCACAGGGAGACCCATCTGTTGTCAGTGTCATTGTGAAGAACCGGGTGCGTCCTGACACTTTTGGGGAGACGGAGGTAGATGTAGATAAAGATGACATGGCTGGTAGTGGAGAGGTGGTGGGAGGAGTTGGTGGAGGAGTTGTCATGGGCCCTAGAATTCCAGGCCTGatctctgaaccacttgttcacAATGGATTTGAGGCTAGCACTGCTTCCATGGATGCTACATTGAGTCAGGCCCAAGGGCAGTCAAATGGGGACCTGTGGGCACCCTGTTCTCCAAAAATAGCAAGTGAGGGTGGGGGAAATGGTATGGGTGTAGGAACAGCCAACACTACAAAACAAAGTGGCAATATTTTCAACAGACTTAAACCCCTGATAGCACAGAGTCCAGGGGACCCCATGGGGAAGGTGCGCAAAATGCTTCTCttacagcaacaacagcagcttCAGGTACAGCAGCAAGAGCCCATATCTGAGGGGACATGTAGGGCCAAGGCCTCAGCCCCATGTGATGCTGGTTCTACCTTGGTTCCTGGAGTCTCAGTAGGGATGTCATCTTCTTTCTTTGCACCTACCATACCCATGCACTCCAGTTCCTCCATTCCCTCATCTTCTCACACTGTCAGTTCACATCTCGCTCACTCTGCCTTAAATGAAGGCATGCCAAACCCCTCTGGAGCACTCTCTCCATCTCCCCTGCCCACCTCCCAGCCATTCAATGGTAGCCAACAAGGTGGGTTCCCCCACTTGGAATTAGAAGATGAAGATTCAGAACCAGATCTGGGGAGTCCGTTGGTAATCCAGGAGAGCCCAGATTCTCCAGCATGCACTCCTCCAAAATTCTCCCGGCGCCACAGGTCACCTCCTCAAATTTTCAACACCACCTCTGCCCCTCCAAGTTCCTCAACGTCCACTTATATCAAGACTGAAGAGACTGCTCAAAGCGCAAGTCCTTCATTACAGGCCACTGCTTCCCAGAGCTGGCatgctacaccacctgcttccAGTCTGAACTCCACccatgaagaaataaaatctgAGCATGTTATTGAGGAGCGGGACTCACCAGAGAGCCCTGAGCCCGAGATGCCGTATAGTGCACTCTCCAGCAGTTCAGTATCTGCAGCCCCTGGTAGAAGCTCCAGTGCAGCTATGGGTTCCATTCCACTGGGGAAGGAGGAGATGGATGGAGGTAAAGAAAGGGAGGCTGTGGATACAAAGGTAAGTGGCACCAGGCATGTCAAAGCTGAAGCAGTGGAGGGAGAAAGATCAGAAGATGAAAAGATGGATGTGGAAGATGGCGAGAAGTTTGACACAGGCGATGCTGATGGAGAGAAACCGCCCTCCCAGGTGGTGCCTGCTGGAGCTGTTACATCTGCTGTCACACCTGGCACCCCCTCCAGGCCCCTCAAAGTGCGTATCAAGACAATCAAGACCTCCACAGGGGGAATCACTCGAACAGTAACAAGAGTGGCACCCAAAGGAGCAGGATCAGCGACTACAAAGGGGTCAGACTCCAAAGGTCCGTCAGGGGTACGCAAAGTCGCCAACAAGCCCAAGAAGGCCAGTGTCTCATCCTCTGGTAGAGAAGGCAGCTCTCAGCAACAGGGTGCAAAAGGCAGCATTATGCCCGTGTCAACGCTTCAGGATGCAAGCACAGCCATGCTTTTGGCTGCCAGCAAAGCACAGAACAAAATGGCTGCCTCCTCTGACAAGACCAAGGTCTCCGCTACAGCTGTCAGCATCACAAGaactgctgctcttcctgcaATCTCATCGTCCTCCAATGCCGTCTCCTCTCCAAAATTTGGCATGAGCACCAGTGGGATCAGTGTGCGCCCAGTGGGGCAGAAAGTAGTTAATGGTGGCACTACTACCACCCAGATCTCCAAGCCAGCTTCAATAGTGAACAGCACTGGTGCTGTCATCTCCCGCAGCCAGTCCAGTCTCGTGGAAGCCTTCAACAAGATTCTGAACAGCAAGAACCTGTTGCCGAGCTACCGGCCAGACCTCTCAACACCTCTGCCACCCGAGTGGAGCCTCCCGCTGCCAGCCAATGGCTATCGGTGTCTGGAATGTGGGGATGCCTTTGCTCTGGAGCGCAGCCTGGCAAGGCACTATGACCGCCGCTCACTGCGCATCGAAGTCACCTGCAACCACTGTGCCAAGCGGCTcgtgttttttaataaatgcagcCTGCTGCTCCATGCTCGCGAACACAAGGAGCGTGGACTGGTCATGCAGTGCTCCCATCTGGTCATGCGGCCTGTCTCCATCGAGCAAATGATTGGCCAACAGGACACTACCCCCATTG GAATGCTGTCTCCCTCCCTTTCCTCTCCATCCCTCACTTCCCCCTCCACAGCTTCTGTGGCTACAGCTCCTACCGCTGCAGCCCCCAGCTTGATGAAGGAGGAGCCGGCCGCTCAGCCCAGCCCTGTCCGTCGGGCCTCTGACGGCACACAGGTGCTGCTGCCTCTACCCTGTAAGAAGGGAGAGGAGTTGCAGTATAACGACTTCAAGTGCCCAGAGTGCCACACCCAGTTTGGGGGCAAAGCAGAGCTGGTGGCCCATTTCCAGGAAGTTAAAGCAGCTTCAAACACT TCTTGCATGCTGTGCTCCCCGGCCATGATGTTGCCCAACGCCTGCAGTGCTTCAGCTCACCAGCGCATCCACAAACATCGTTCCCCCTATGTCTGCCCAGAGTGTGGAGGTACTGCCCGGCAAACCAGTTTCCAGACCCACCTGGAAGAGGCCTGCCTACACTTTGCACGCCGCATTGGCTACAG GTGTTCCAGTTGCCAGGTGGTGTTTGGAGGACTAAACTCCATTAAGTCCCACATCCAGACTGCTCACTGTGAGGTCTTCCACAAATGCCCCAGCTGCCCCATGGCTTTCAAATCAGGCCCCATGGCCCAGGCCCACATCACTACACAGCACCCCACACTAGGGCCTGCCCAAGCCAA GATGATATAcaagtgtgtgatgtgtgataCAGTTTTTACCCAGAAGCCCTTGCTCTATGTCCATTTTGACACTCATCTGGCCAAGCAGAAGGTGCACGTCTTCAAGTGTCCTGATTGCACTAAACTCTATGCACAGAAAGGGTCTATGATGGAGCACATCAAG ACGGCTCACAGGGGTCTTTCAGCGAAGCAGGAAGCTCCCACTACTGCCTCCACACTGGTCACCAGTGCTCCTCCCACCTCTGTTGCTTCTTCCAAACCCAAGTCCTCCATCAAAACTGAAAGTTCAGATGGGGAAGATTGGGCTGGGGAACAGGAGGatgaacaggaagaggaggagcatgAGGCAGACCAGGAGCACACAGACAACCAGGCTAGTGCTCCTGAAGCTGCGCTCACAAGTGTCTCTGGGGCAGCGCCTTCAGAGTGGAGCTGCAGACAGTGTGAGACTCGCTACTCGGAGCGGGAAGCCTACATCTCCCACATGAGGAAGGAGCATGGCAAG TCAATGAAGAAGTTCCCGTGCCGCATGTGTGAGCGCTCGTTCTGCTCTGCCCCCAGCCTGCGGCGCCACGTGCGGGTCAACCACGAGGGCATCAGGAGAGTCTTCCATTGCCA GTATTGCACGGAGGGAAAACGGACGTTCAGCAGCCGACTGATTCTGGAGAAACACATACGAGTCCAACACGGAATTAGAGCACGGGACCAGGAAGCCCGACTG AGCCCTGCCCAGACCCGGAGGCGTGCAGAGTTGGGTCAGACCCGCAGCGATGGACCAGACAACTCCTCTGAGCAGGAGGGTTGTCGCAGCACCTTGGGGGCCGGCTCTGGcgaggaagaaggagaaggagcagcaggCAGTGGAGGCGAGGAGCTTACTGAAGGTGGGAGCCCTGCAAAGAGGGCCAGAGGTGCCGGGCCGATGCCAGAGGACACCACCTTCCGCTGCGTGCCCTGTGGTTTCTCCACAGAGGACAAGCAGGAGTTTCTGCTGCACATCCCCCAGCATCGCACTGATGGAGGTTCTCTGCAGTGTTCTCAGTGTGGGGCCTGCTTCACCTCCATCAATTCCCTCAGCCGCCACCGTTTCATTACGCACCGTGTGCGAGATGCCTCTGACCCCACTGGTTCTACCACACAGGCCCGTTCCCCAGCTGGTGCTGATTTAGCCTCAGCCTCCTCATCTCCAGGATCTCCCACCACCTCGCAGCAGGGACAGGATGCCGAAGGGCGGGTTGGCTGTAGGGTATGTGGCCGGCGCTTCGACAAAGCCTCCGACCTCAACACCCACTTTCGGACTCATGGCATGGCCTTCATCACCGCTCACAAGACTGACAAACCAGCATAG
- the riiad1 gene encoding RIIa domain-containing protein 1, with protein MRRSKTHLQRAIRRTERKATGSDGYHSNGRRGQPVRCSARAGKMAESSGLEKLDSGALSPEQQEKLRQFKIKTRIANEKYLSAHPELELLLSEFLRDIFFKRPVDIREFAADYFTDANLPKKILAKVEDNNS; from the exons ATGCGACGCTCTAAGACGCACCTGCAGAGAGCAATTAGAAGGACGGAGCGCAAAGCAACCGGAAGCGACGGTTACCACAGCAACGGCCGCAGAGGACAACCGGTGCGCTGTAGCGCGAGGGCCGGAAAGATGGCGGAGAGCAGCGGGTTGGAGAAACTGGACAGCGGGGCTCTGAGTCCGGAGCAGCAGGAAAAACTGCGACAGTTCAAG ATAAAGACTCGAATCGCCAATGAAAAGTACCTGAGCGCGCACCCGGAGCTCGAGCTTTTGCTCAGTGAGTTCTTAAG AGACATCTTTTTTAAAAGACCTGTTGATATCCGGGAATTTGCAGCAG actaCTTCACAGATGCAAACCTCCCGAAGAAAATCTTGGCAAAAGTTGAAGATAACAATtcctga